A portion of the bacterium genome contains these proteins:
- the hslU gene encoding ATP-dependent protease ATPase subunit HslU, producing the protein MAPTDGRPDAALPAESLTPRQIVAELDKYIVGQTAAKRAVAVALRNRYRRSRLGPELRDEVIPKNILMIGPTGVGKTEIARRLARLAGAPFVKVEATKFTEVGYVGRDVDSMVRDLVETSVQMVKAERVRAVEGRAAAHARDRLVEILVPAPRREAGLANPLEVLFGGRPGPSPEPRTAEGPDAGEAGDLQARRAATRERLDRGEIDGQQVELDVEETAAPMVEVFSGQGVEEMGVNLQDLFGTLLPKRRKRRRTTVAEALRVLTVEEAQKLVDMDEVVREGIRRAQDAGIIFIDELDKIAGREGGVGPDVSREGVQRDILPIIEGSTVTTKYGPVRTDHVLFIAAGAFHVSKPADLIPELQGRLPIRVELAPLTEADFVRILVEPHNALTKQYAALLATEGVTVEFPEDGIRELARIAQEVNGEAEDIGARRLHTVLEKVTEDLSFAAPEAPARVVIDAPYVRERLRDILGTRDLSRYIL; encoded by the coding sequence ATGGCCCCGACGGACGGCCGCCCGGATGCCGCCCTGCCGGCGGAGTCCCTTACCCCGCGTCAGATCGTCGCCGAGCTCGACAAGTACATCGTGGGCCAGACCGCCGCCAAGCGCGCGGTCGCCGTCGCGCTGCGGAACCGGTACCGCCGCAGCCGCCTCGGTCCCGAGCTGCGCGACGAGGTCATTCCGAAGAACATTCTGATGATCGGTCCGACCGGCGTCGGCAAGACGGAGATCGCCCGGCGGCTGGCGCGGCTGGCCGGCGCGCCGTTCGTCAAGGTCGAAGCGACGAAGTTCACGGAAGTGGGCTACGTGGGCCGCGACGTCGACTCGATGGTCCGCGACCTGGTGGAGACCTCCGTCCAGATGGTGAAGGCCGAACGGGTTCGCGCGGTGGAAGGGCGGGCCGCCGCCCACGCGCGGGACCGGCTCGTCGAGATCCTCGTCCCGGCGCCGCGCCGCGAGGCGGGACTCGCGAATCCGCTCGAAGTGCTGTTCGGCGGCCGTCCGGGCCCATCACCGGAGCCCCGTACGGCGGAGGGACCGGACGCCGGGGAGGCCGGCGACCTCCAGGCGCGCCGGGCGGCGACGCGGGAGCGGCTCGATCGCGGCGAGATCGACGGCCAGCAGGTCGAGCTCGACGTCGAGGAGACGGCGGCCCCGATGGTCGAGGTCTTCTCCGGGCAGGGCGTCGAAGAGATGGGCGTCAACCTGCAGGATCTGTTCGGGACGCTCCTGCCGAAGCGCCGGAAGCGCCGCCGGACCACCGTGGCCGAGGCGCTGCGGGTGCTGACCGTGGAAGAGGCCCAGAAGCTGGTCGACATGGACGAGGTGGTGCGGGAAGGCATCCGGCGGGCGCAGGATGCGGGGATCATCTTCATTGACGAGCTGGACAAGATTGCCGGCCGGGAGGGCGGGGTGGGGCCAGACGTCTCGCGTGAGGGCGTGCAGCGCGACATCCTGCCGATCATCGAGGGCTCGACCGTCACCACGAAATACGGGCCGGTTCGCACCGACCACGTGCTCTTCATCGCGGCCGGCGCGTTTCACGTGAGCAAGCCCGCGGACCTGATTCCCGAGCTGCAGGGCCGCCTCCCGATCCGCGTCGAGCTCGCGCCGCTCACCGAGGCCGACTTCGTGCGCATCCTGGTCGAGCCGCACAACGCGTTGACCAAGCAGTACGCCGCGCTGCTCGCCACCGAGGGGGTGACCGTGGAGTTTCCCGAGGACGGGATCCGGGAACTCGCGCGCATCGCGCAGGAAGTGAACGGCGAGGCGGAGGACATCGGCGCCCGGCGACTGCACACCGTCCTCGAGAAGGTGACCGAAGACCTCTCGTTCGCCGCGCCGGAGGCGCCGGCGCGGGTCGTGATCGACGCCCCGTACGTGCGCGAGCGGCTCCGCGACATCCTCGGCACGCGCGACCTCAGCCGCTACATCCTCTAG
- the hslV gene encoding ATP-dependent protease subunit HslV — MIRSTTVVAVRRDGRVAVAGDGQVTVGSTVLKHGARKVRRAGDGVLLGFAGSAADGLTLYDRLEDKLREARGDLPRAVVALAKEWRADRVLRRLEALLVVADRAHLFVVSGGGDIIEPDDGVAAIGSGGPYALAAARALLQHSSLDAEAVAREALRIAADICVYTNAQVTVEVLG; from the coding sequence CTGATCCGCTCCACCACCGTCGTGGCCGTGCGCCGCGACGGCCGGGTCGCCGTGGCCGGCGACGGGCAGGTCACCGTCGGCTCGACGGTGCTCAAGCACGGGGCGCGGAAGGTCCGGCGGGCCGGCGACGGCGTGCTGCTCGGATTCGCGGGCTCGGCCGCGGATGGTTTGACCCTGTACGACCGGCTGGAGGACAAGCTCCGCGAGGCGCGGGGCGACCTGCCCCGCGCGGTCGTGGCGCTGGCCAAGGAGTGGCGGGCCGACCGCGTGCTCCGCCGTCTCGAGGCGCTGCTCGTGGTCGCCGACCGGGCGCACCTCTTCGTGGTCTCCGGCGGCGGCGACATCATCGAGCCGGACGACGGGGTGGCGGCCATCGGGTCCGGCGGGCCGTACGCGCTGGCCGCCGCGCGCGCCCTGCTCCAGCACTCGTCGCTCGACGCCGAGGCGGTGGCGCGCGAGGCGCTGCGGATCGCCGCGGACATCTGCGTGTACACGAATGCCCAGGTGACCGTCGAGGTGCTCGGGTAG